One Phycisphaerae bacterium RAS2 DNA window includes the following coding sequences:
- the pulG_3 gene encoding Type II secretion system protein G precursor, giving the protein MKNRAIKRNRRRGFTLLEIMLVVGLLALLAAIAIPNLMGAGEEAKKKLALSSILPNGAIMRAITQYKFDTGQYPEGLKDLIEKPSDDDIAKKWTGPYLVDKSGLKDPWDREFKYSREGQHNENGVDLWSVGPDGNDGSDDDIVNWETDK; this is encoded by the coding sequence ATGAAGAACCGGGCAATCAAAAGGAACCGTCGGCGCGGCTTTACGCTGCTGGAGATCATGCTCGTGGTCGGTCTGCTGGCCCTGCTGGCGGCGATTGCGATTCCCAACTTGATGGGTGCGGGTGAAGAGGCCAAGAAGAAACTTGCCCTTAGCTCGATTCTGCCCAACGGCGCGATCATGCGAGCCATCACGCAGTACAAGTTTGACACGGGTCAGTACCCCGAAGGCCTGAAGGACCTGATTGAAAAGCCCAGTGACGACGACATCGCCAAGAAGTGGACCGGACCATACCTGGTCGACAAGAGCGGCTTGAAGGACCCGTGGGATCGCGAGTTCAAGTACAGCCGAGAAGGCCAGCACAACGAGAACGGCGTCGACCTGTGGAGCGTCGGACCCGACGGCAACGACGGCAGCGACGACGACATCGTGAACTGGGAAACCGATAAGTAA
- the epsF_3 gene encoding Type II secretion system protein F has translation MPIGPTDGPVFSPMPSFTYTARTVEGKTVTGIVTADNQQHVLRTLDEQALFPVEVREGGKATTAGGGKKKVSPSKTAVVYSQFADLLRAGVPALRSLDVLYRLQSNPVLKEVLKEVREDLSSGQTLADAMEKHPNAFNPLHVSMIRAGEKGGFLEEVLGRIAIFVERQNELRNKVIGSMAYPVILMTVGTGVVVFLMIAVVPKIRNFLRGELPALTRFVFSVSDVLSLYGVYIGLGAACLIVAVVGLFRSERGRMFLDRAQMKIPKLGQLLVLVAVCRFCRILGTLLTNGVPILQSLKIARDSAGNRLLMATIDDAIEAVRKGASLAAPLGRSGFFPLDIVDIIAVGEESNNLDNVLITVADSYEARTGREIDLAVRLLEPVMLIIMAVVVGMIAAALLLPILNMSAGAV, from the coding sequence ATGCCGATAGGGCCAACTGACGGCCCCGTTTTTTCGCCTATGCCAAGCTTCACCTACACCGCCCGGACCGTGGAAGGCAAGACCGTGACCGGCATCGTCACGGCCGACAACCAGCAGCATGTCCTGCGCACGCTGGATGAGCAGGCGTTGTTTCCGGTCGAGGTGCGCGAAGGCGGCAAGGCCACGACGGCGGGCGGGGGTAAGAAGAAAGTCTCGCCGAGCAAGACGGCGGTGGTGTATTCGCAGTTTGCCGACCTGCTCCGCGCGGGCGTGCCGGCGCTGCGGTCGCTGGACGTGCTGTATCGCCTGCAATCGAACCCGGTGTTGAAGGAAGTTCTGAAAGAGGTGCGCGAGGACCTGTCGAGCGGCCAGACGCTGGCCGACGCGATGGAGAAGCATCCCAATGCGTTCAACCCGTTGCACGTGTCGATGATTCGCGCGGGTGAGAAGGGCGGCTTTCTTGAAGAGGTGCTCGGCCGCATCGCTATTTTTGTCGAGCGGCAGAATGAATTGCGGAACAAGGTGATCGGGTCGATGGCGTACCCGGTGATCCTGATGACGGTCGGCACGGGCGTGGTCGTGTTCCTGATGATCGCAGTCGTGCCGAAGATTCGCAATTTCCTGCGGGGTGAATTGCCGGCGTTGACGCGATTTGTCTTCTCCGTGTCGGACGTTTTGAGCTTATACGGTGTTTACATCGGGCTCGGTGCGGCTTGTCTGATAGTGGCAGTCGTTGGGCTCTTTCGCAGCGAGCGCGGGCGCATGTTCCTGGATCGCGCCCAGATGAAAATACCCAAGCTCGGGCAATTGCTCGTTCTGGTGGCTGTGTGCCGATTCTGCCGCATCCTGGGCACGCTGCTGACCAACGGCGTGCCGATCCTGCAGTCGTTGAAAATCGCGAGGGATTCAGCCGGCAATCGGCTGCTGATGGCGACGATTGATGACGCGATCGAAGCGGTGCGAAAGGGAGCGTCGCTGGCGGCTCCGCTGGGCCGGAGCGGCTTTTTCCCGCTGGACATCGTGGACATCATTGCCGTCGGCGAGGAGAGCAACAACCTCGACAACGTGCTGATTACGGTGGCGGATTCGTACGAAGCGCGCACCGGGCGGGAGATTGATCTCGCCGTCCGGCTGCTGGAGCCGGTGATGCTGATTATCATGGCGGTGGTGGTCGGGATGATCGCGGCCGCGTTGTTGTTGCCGATTCTGAACATGAGTGCAGGTGCGGTTTGA
- the pabA gene encoding Aminodeoxychorismate synthase component 2, protein MIVIIDNYDSFTYNLVHRFGEIGLEQPALRHEIAVHRNDAITLEQIEAMRPTHIVISPGPCTPNESGISNDVIRHFHTRVPILGVCLGHQCIGHVFGATVTRAERIMHGKTSEVFHDGRSLYAGLPNPFTATRYHSLAIVRDTLPEDFEVSAWTEQNECMGVRHRVHPLEGVQFHPESFLTPCGTQLLANFLQRRAEA, encoded by the coding sequence GTGATCGTCATCATCGATAACTACGATTCGTTTACGTACAACCTTGTGCATCGCTTCGGCGAGATCGGGCTGGAACAGCCCGCGCTGCGCCACGAGATCGCCGTCCATCGAAACGACGCGATCACGCTCGAACAAATCGAAGCAATGCGACCGACGCACATCGTTATCTCACCCGGACCATGCACGCCGAATGAGAGCGGCATTAGCAACGATGTAATCCGGCACTTTCACACGCGAGTGCCGATTCTCGGCGTCTGCCTCGGCCATCAGTGCATCGGGCATGTCTTCGGCGCGACGGTCACGCGCGCTGAACGCATCATGCACGGCAAGACGAGCGAGGTCTTCCACGATGGTCGTTCCCTTTATGCGGGGCTGCCAAACCCCTTTACCGCAACGCGCTATCACTCGCTGGCAATTGTGCGCGACACGCTTCCGGAAGACTTCGAGGTTTCGGCCTGGACCGAGCAGAACGAATGCATGGGGGTGCGGCACAGGGTCCACCCGCTGGAGGGCGTGCAGTTCCATCCCGAGAGCTTCCTGACGCCTTGCGGCACGCAACTCCTGGCCAATTTCCTCCAGCGTCGGGCCGAAGCCTAA
- the mccB gene encoding Cystathionine gamma-lyase: protein MTTSREPGFETICVHFAEERQINHGAAAPPLYQCSTFTYPDAESFVARREESARYDYSRVSNPTTTLLEKKIAQLERGEACRAFGSGMAAVSAAILSCVKSGDHVVTIESVYGPTRQFLSQYLPRLGIETTFVRGTEVEQFESALRPNTRLIYLESPSSLIFALQDLSAVAKLARSRNISTICDNSNASPYFQNPLTLGVDIVLHSATKYIGGHSDVVAGLVVGSRPYIDKLSQQEGELFGGMCDPFASWLLLRGLRTLAIRMERHQRSAREIARLLETDGRVAAVNYSGTESHAQTALAKKQMRGHSGMFSFGLRESTRERTFEVVNRLRLFCIGVSWGGFESLAIPIEVPDPQSGRPTWLIRLSIGLESVDDLKADLYQALG, encoded by the coding sequence GTGACGACCAGCCGCGAGCCCGGATTTGAGACCATTTGCGTGCATTTCGCCGAGGAGCGGCAGATCAACCACGGTGCGGCCGCGCCGCCGCTCTACCAGTGTTCGACATTCACGTACCCCGACGCCGAGAGCTTTGTGGCTCGCCGCGAGGAGTCGGCGCGATACGACTATTCACGCGTCTCGAACCCGACGACCACGCTGCTGGAGAAAAAAATCGCCCAGCTCGAGCGCGGCGAGGCCTGCCGTGCTTTCGGATCAGGCATGGCGGCGGTGTCGGCGGCGATCCTGTCCTGCGTTAAATCCGGCGATCACGTCGTCACGATTGAATCCGTTTACGGCCCGACGCGGCAATTCCTGTCGCAGTACCTTCCCCGGCTGGGCATCGAGACGACGTTTGTGCGCGGCACGGAGGTGGAGCAATTCGAGTCCGCGTTGCGCCCGAACACGCGACTGATCTATCTTGAGTCGCCGTCGAGTCTCATCTTCGCGTTGCAGGACCTTTCGGCCGTGGCGAAGCTGGCGCGATCACGCAATATTTCGACGATCTGCGACAATTCGAATGCATCGCCGTATTTCCAGAACCCGCTCACGCTGGGCGTGGACATTGTGCTGCACTCGGCGACGAAGTACATCGGCGGGCACAGCGACGTGGTCGCGGGGCTGGTCGTCGGCTCGCGGCCGTATATCGACAAGCTATCGCAACAGGAAGGCGAGTTGTTTGGCGGCATGTGCGACCCGTTTGCAAGCTGGTTGCTCCTGCGCGGGCTGCGCACGCTGGCGATTCGCATGGAGCGACACCAGCGCAGCGCCCGCGAGATCGCCCGATTGCTCGAAACCGATGGGCGGGTCGCAGCCGTGAATTACAGCGGAACGGAATCGCACGCGCAGACCGCGCTGGCGAAGAAACAGATGCGCGGCCACAGCGGCATGTTCAGCTTCGGCCTGCGTGAATCGACACGCGAACGGACGTTTGAAGTGGTTAATCGCCTGCGTCTGTTCTGCATCGGCGTCAGTTGGGGCGGCTTTGAGAGCCTCGCGATTCCGATTGAAGTGCCCGACCCGCAAAGCGGCCGTCCGACGTGGCTGATCCGCTTGAGCATCGGACTCGAATCGGTGGACGATTTGAAGGCAGACCTTTATCAGGCGCTGGGCTAA
- the kdsC gene encoding 3-deoxy-D-manno-octulosonate 8-phosphate phosphatase KdsC, translating to MSEIRLLVLDVDGVLTPGDLMYGPGGEEIKRFYVLDGGAIRRWRDAGYHAAIISGRSSSAVSRRAADLGVSFVRQGMADKVEPFLEACKVLGVEPGATAVVGDDLLDIPMMRLCAVPIAVANAVPAVKRFARFVTRRAGGDGAVLEAVERLMRHNRKGLQASGRR from the coding sequence GTGAGCGAGATTCGATTACTGGTACTCGACGTGGACGGCGTCCTGACGCCCGGTGACCTGATGTATGGCCCGGGCGGCGAGGAGATCAAGCGCTTTTATGTGCTGGACGGCGGCGCGATTCGCCGCTGGCGCGACGCCGGCTACCACGCCGCCATCATCAGCGGCCGCAGCTCGTCCGCGGTTTCGCGTCGCGCGGCCGATCTGGGTGTGTCGTTCGTGCGTCAGGGCATGGCCGACAAGGTCGAGCCGTTCCTCGAAGCGTGCAAGGTGCTGGGCGTCGAACCGGGCGCGACGGCCGTCGTTGGAGACGATTTGCTGGATATTCCGATGATGCGGCTGTGCGCCGTGCCGATCGCCGTGGCGAACGCGGTGCCGGCGGTGAAGCGGTTCGCGCGATTCGTCACGCGGCGCGCCGGCGGAGACGGCGCCGTACTCGAGGCGGTGGAACGCCTGATGCGACACAATCGGAAGGGACTCCAGGCGAGCGGCCGCCGGTAG
- a CDS encoding OstA-like protein, with the protein MPLDSTKRKKIILAAATFLLGLASYFVFSMGDRRVTQTRSQNTDEVVRKFVSQPVTTQATQQFSESQLAFSPGDQTVVRVYDDITGRLKYQFEAVKWEPTADQVFHVEKLLVQIFTSKGEITYISSDEAEVTLARKSKDRIEPKRGWLRGNVKVVVDRTTAAWREANPDKAERDAHPDELIHVSLGEARFDLDDAELVSDGDIVVDSVDARIEKVRGLKVQWDQLDNRIDVLRFTHGGSMTLRKGGRIVDFGLPGTERDAGKEKKDRSAEGRRREEAALRDANGGIPRAYAMKPMSVDVVSAEEAATAIRTEGLVAKANRPMSIEEAPATPSGESPTNSTTNKATPTRSSGEFTDAVASLQAEARGGTSGELRAPDAAQTLLADGKRPRIHTYRAVFSNQVVVEQQDGLKTVGKIEADRLEINFDFGKAARESMTFRGNPVGATSQPADAPPVAEAPRAEMASALPGEATGGKTGEEDLARLLLTWDGPLELRPLTMNPAEQTGRRFDCVAIGNPVRLQSDQGKGHCKQLVYRHERRQVWLSGDEAMPVELALSAARRLSGREVFFDQKRGVAHVDGAGAMLDDGSEDASLPKSEVALDAGDGAKHKPRDPVEIRWTRGVDIELGQRKVERINPASGRPESKNKEFLRRAWFHGSVQLNQGEDSLAADEVAVTFGVPRSGDQIADNIQHVDMSGAVRLHQKGDMIFAEKLSATMMLCADGQSRPHIVDAEGNVSARQNRAEFRAQKMHAVMAMSPAPPPRTLPDGRTVQDKPRLGIEELDAQGDVYVSDPQQGLQITNAKVLKATIRNGEQLVKALIESASPKKWAGAAYTDIAVYGHKIDIDMDNESIDVPGPGRAWLMSRQDFGGRKMSKPTKVHIGWKEQVQFRLAKNYGVFLGKVRTKSDGFTVDCDKLTVRFGKAPPEPEATAKAPGWLDQLWLARAATGRARDDTPKSRRGVTGFQSKRPRPVFIVAEGHAEAVGSSYLLQPTDYGLKQVSVFAAIVGTPSILHAVPRDACVAFTAALARYAGSIDMPFTPDPARGRLLSRISIFGDQITTDLLREQMSVPGAGMLGVEDYQFAAATARRREAASGASSGPLMSSMRSDGPSQTIVKWRNGMDYIVDRGLVAFDRDVEMQHRSGRQMVNKDQLATAFNITERAMRSLGEGRRGSLTCGNLLLEFSTRRGVAAGGETMARATDLERLIARHAVLLRENTRTVMGEHVQFLKSTNEVRVEGSASADASITDQDERTQKLSMWRGPLLIWNRNTNRIEAPQATIRASRR; encoded by the coding sequence ATGCCACTGGATTCAACGAAACGGAAAAAGATCATCCTCGCGGCGGCGACGTTCCTGCTGGGGCTGGCGTCGTACTTTGTCTTTTCGATGGGCGATCGGCGCGTGACGCAGACCCGCTCGCAGAACACCGATGAAGTCGTCCGCAAGTTCGTCTCCCAGCCGGTCACGACCCAGGCGACGCAGCAGTTCAGCGAGAGCCAGCTCGCCTTCAGCCCCGGCGACCAGACGGTCGTGCGCGTGTACGACGACATCACCGGCCGCCTGAAGTACCAGTTCGAAGCGGTGAAATGGGAACCGACGGCCGATCAGGTCTTCCACGTTGAGAAGCTGCTCGTGCAGATCTTCACGAGCAAGGGCGAGATCACCTACATCAGCAGCGACGAGGCGGAAGTCACGCTCGCGCGCAAGAGCAAGGACCGCATCGAACCGAAGCGCGGCTGGTTGCGCGGAAATGTGAAGGTAGTCGTCGATCGCACGACGGCCGCCTGGCGCGAGGCCAACCCGGACAAGGCCGAGCGCGACGCGCATCCGGACGAGTTGATTCACGTCAGCCTGGGCGAGGCGCGCTTCGACCTGGACGATGCCGAGCTGGTGTCCGACGGCGACATCGTGGTCGACAGCGTCGATGCACGAATCGAAAAAGTGCGCGGGTTGAAAGTGCAGTGGGATCAGCTGGACAACCGGATCGACGTGCTGCGGTTCACGCACGGCGGCTCGATGACGCTGCGCAAGGGCGGCCGCATCGTGGACTTCGGCCTGCCGGGCACCGAGCGCGACGCCGGCAAGGAGAAGAAGGATCGCAGCGCGGAAGGTCGCCGCCGGGAAGAGGCTGCCCTGCGCGACGCCAACGGCGGAATTCCTCGCGCGTATGCCATGAAGCCCATGTCGGTCGACGTTGTCAGCGCCGAGGAAGCGGCCACGGCGATCCGCACCGAGGGGCTTGTCGCGAAGGCCAATCGGCCCATGTCGATCGAGGAAGCACCGGCGACGCCCTCCGGCGAGTCGCCCACGAATTCAACGACGAACAAGGCCACGCCGACGCGCTCATCGGGCGAGTTCACCGACGCGGTGGCGTCGCTCCAGGCGGAAGCACGCGGCGGCACGTCGGGCGAACTTCGCGCACCGGACGCCGCCCAGACCTTGCTCGCCGACGGAAAGCGACCGCGGATTCACACCTATCGCGCGGTGTTCAGCAACCAGGTCGTCGTTGAACAGCAGGACGGATTGAAGACAGTCGGCAAAATCGAGGCCGACCGGCTGGAGATCAACTTTGACTTCGGCAAGGCCGCGCGGGAGAGCATGACATTTCGCGGCAATCCTGTCGGCGCCACGTCGCAACCCGCCGATGCACCGCCGGTCGCGGAAGCGCCTCGCGCCGAAATGGCGTCCGCGCTGCCCGGCGAGGCAACGGGCGGCAAGACCGGCGAAGAGGACCTTGCACGCCTGCTGCTGACCTGGGATGGCCCGCTGGAACTTCGCCCGCTCACGATGAACCCGGCGGAGCAAACGGGCCGGCGATTCGATTGCGTGGCCATCGGTAATCCGGTGCGGCTCCAGAGCGACCAAGGCAAGGGGCATTGCAAGCAACTGGTCTATCGTCACGAACGGCGGCAGGTCTGGCTGTCGGGCGATGAGGCGATGCCGGTGGAGCTGGCCTTGTCGGCGGCGCGGCGGCTGTCGGGCCGTGAAGTGTTCTTCGATCAGAAGCGCGGCGTGGCGCACGTGGACGGCGCGGGCGCCATGCTCGACGACGGCAGCGAGGACGCGAGCCTTCCCAAGTCAGAAGTCGCGTTGGACGCGGGCGACGGCGCGAAGCACAAGCCGCGCGATCCGGTCGAAATCCGCTGGACCCGCGGCGTCGATATCGAACTGGGCCAGCGAAAGGTGGAACGCATCAACCCCGCCTCGGGCCGGCCGGAATCCAAGAACAAGGAGTTCCTCCGCCGCGCCTGGTTTCACGGAAGCGTGCAATTGAATCAGGGCGAGGACTCCCTCGCCGCTGACGAAGTCGCCGTGACCTTCGGCGTGCCGCGCTCCGGCGATCAGATCGCCGACAACATTCAACATGTTGACATGTCCGGCGCGGTCCGGCTGCACCAGAAGGGCGACATGATCTTCGCCGAGAAGCTCTCCGCCACGATGATGCTCTGCGCCGACGGGCAAAGCCGGCCGCACATCGTCGATGCCGAGGGCAACGTCTCGGCGCGGCAGAATCGCGCGGAGTTTCGCGCGCAGAAGATGCACGCGGTCATGGCCATGTCACCGGCCCCGCCGCCGCGAACCCTGCCCGACGGCCGCACCGTGCAGGACAAACCGCGCCTGGGCATCGAGGAGCTGGACGCGCAGGGCGATGTGTACGTTTCCGACCCGCAGCAGGGTCTTCAGATCACCAACGCGAAGGTTCTCAAGGCAACGATCCGCAACGGCGAGCAACTGGTCAAGGCGCTCATCGAGAGCGCCTCGCCGAAGAAATGGGCCGGCGCCGCCTACACCGACATCGCCGTGTACGGCCACAAGATTGACATCGACATGGACAACGAGTCGATCGACGTGCCGGGGCCGGGCCGCGCGTGGCTGATGAGCCGGCAGGATTTCGGCGGCCGCAAGATGAGCAAGCCGACAAAAGTCCATATCGGGTGGAAGGAGCAGGTTCAGTTTCGCCTGGCGAAGAATTACGGCGTCTTTCTCGGCAAGGTCCGCACAAAGTCCGACGGGTTCACCGTTGATTGCGACAAGCTCACCGTGCGGTTCGGCAAGGCGCCGCCCGAGCCGGAGGCGACGGCAAAGGCCCCTGGCTGGCTGGATCAACTCTGGCTTGCGCGTGCCGCAACCGGTCGCGCCCGCGACGATACACCCAAGTCCCGCCGCGGCGTCACCGGATTTCAAAGCAAGCGGCCCAGGCCCGTCTTCATCGTCGCCGAGGGCCATGCCGAAGCCGTCGGCAGCAGCTACCTCTTGCAGCCGACCGATTACGGGCTGAAGCAGGTTTCGGTGTTCGCCGCGATTGTTGGTACGCCTTCGATCCTGCATGCCGTGCCGCGTGACGCATGCGTCGCCTTCACCGCGGCGCTGGCGCGCTACGCCGGCTCCATCGACATGCCCTTCACGCCCGATCCCGCGCGCGGCCGACTGCTTAGCCGCATCAGCATCTTCGGCGACCAGATCACGACCGATCTTCTCCGCGAGCAGATGTCCGTCCCCGGGGCGGGCATGCTTGGCGTAGAGGACTACCAATTCGCCGCCGCAACCGCGCGCCGGCGCGAGGCGGCATCCGGCGCGAGCAGCGGACCGCTCATGAGCTCGATGCGCAGCGACGGCCCGAGCCAGACCATCGTCAAGTGGCGCAACGGAATGGATTACATCGTCGATCGCGGCCTCGTCGCCTTTGACCGCGATGTCGAGATGCAACACCGCAGCGGCCGGCAGATGGTGAACAAGGACCAGCTCGCCACCGCGTTTAACATCACCGAGCGCGCGATGCGCAGCCTCGGCGAGGGGCGGCGCGGCAGCCTCACCTGCGGAAACCTGTTGCTGGAGTTCAGCACGCGCCGCGGCGTGGCGGCCGGCGGCGAAACCATGGCACGAGCGACGGACCTTGAGCGGCTCATCGCGCGACACGCCGTGCTCCTTCGAGAAAACACGCGCACGGTCATGGGCGAGCATGTTCAGTTCCTGAAAAGCACGAATGAAGTGCGCGTCGAGGGCAGCGCATCGGCCGACGCCAGCATCACCGATCAGGACGAACGCACGCAGAAGTTGAGCATGTGGCGGGGGCCGCTGCTGATCTGGAATCGCAATACCAATCGCATCGAAGCGCCGCAGGCCACGATCCGCGCCAGCCGACGGTGA
- a CDS encoding Cytochrome C', protein MIRIRARALIVTFLGLGAFLAATQLGYSEDPKPAAARAYKPVQPIHEMMDGQKKLFGEIKDGLLDKQWNKASQSAWILAEVANANSFQHEAADYRDWAAKMAQDCVTLAQNLKKKDEAGAKELITKVGQTCQACHDKYQK, encoded by the coding sequence ATGATCCGCATTCGCGCTCGCGCGTTGATCGTCACGTTTCTGGGCCTCGGCGCTTTCCTGGCGGCCACCCAACTCGGCTACTCGGAAGACCCGAAACCGGCCGCCGCCCGTGCCTACAAGCCCGTTCAGCCGATCCACGAAATGATGGATGGCCAAAAGAAACTGTTCGGCGAAATCAAGGACGGCCTGCTCGACAAGCAATGGAACAAAGCATCGCAATCGGCGTGGATTCTCGCCGAAGTCGCCAACGCCAACAGCTTCCAGCACGAAGCCGCCGATTACCGGGACTGGGCCGCGAAGATGGCACAGGACTGCGTCACCCTCGCGCAGAACCTGAAGAAGAAGGACGAGGCCGGCGCGAAGGAACTGATCACCAAAGTCGGCCAGACCTGCCAAGCCTGCCACGATAAGTATCAGAAATAG
- a CDS encoding Pectate lyase: MDRRSSFRSVAVLSLSLSLSLMFCALNSERCLAFQIGETCPPLPTEVEPAFPGALGCGRFAKPCCIGVPNPPDTPVMVSTLADYKPFPYANPGEEVIEGSLRWALEVVPGPKRITFSVEGAINLKAPLYVTMPYCTIDGQSAPGEGITIQRREFGIRNTNNVIIRYMRFRSGLMDSQQPVYHCERSFLIFADVAIAHDILIDHCSIGASRDDNLAVAGRVCRVTVQHSLIGGGTVEYSKAGLITGGEADMADGNITLCHNLFTNTETRQCLFGGPGRIDFFNNVCAIATYQTQLLSWNGVNGPQINIINNVYRAAVTPPLYTTLFDPLLAEEKDEVQPPGRPYLVVPTNGQKIYVEGIRHDRYVGTYPNGSYQPHYSGSSQQWDTTVSVWRNQTLYPNLQTSLRRTTTPWPMPNDGADLTLTPQQVFDQVMANAGCRLPLPTPPDTTPGQLDNYDKALYDAVFTGERLYPNSPDAAIDTRPGLAHSPSPPNSASNPIEPPVILSWTRGDETEAFDVYLWKCTNSDCNNTPPSTPLGTTTANSFIIPGTFEWEPGAKYKWRVIPRNTCPWPVVPETIPAWVFQIDSES; the protein is encoded by the coding sequence ATGGACCGTCGTAGCTCGTTTCGATCCGTAGCCGTTCTCTCTCTCTCTCTCTCTCTCTCTCTCATGTTCTGCGCGCTGAATTCTGAACGATGCCTCGCATTTCAGATCGGCGAGACGTGTCCACCGCTTCCCACAGAAGTAGAACCCGCTTTTCCAGGCGCGTTGGGCTGCGGCCGATTCGCCAAACCCTGCTGCATCGGTGTGCCCAATCCCCCTGACACGCCTGTCATGGTGAGCACGCTCGCTGATTACAAGCCATTCCCGTACGCCAATCCCGGCGAAGAGGTCATTGAAGGCTCCTTGCGATGGGCGCTGGAAGTCGTGCCCGGTCCGAAGCGGATCACGTTCTCGGTCGAGGGTGCCATCAACCTCAAGGCGCCGCTGTATGTCACCATGCCGTATTGCACGATTGACGGCCAATCCGCGCCCGGCGAGGGGATCACCATTCAGCGACGCGAGTTCGGCATTCGCAATACCAACAACGTTATCATCCGCTACATGCGCTTTCGCTCCGGCCTGATGGATAGCCAACAGCCGGTCTATCACTGCGAGAGGTCGTTTCTCATTTTTGCCGATGTCGCCATTGCGCACGACATCCTGATCGACCACTGCTCGATCGGCGCGAGTCGCGACGACAACCTCGCCGTCGCCGGGCGCGTCTGTCGCGTGACCGTGCAGCACTCCCTGATCGGCGGCGGCACGGTGGAGTACTCCAAGGCGGGCCTCATCACCGGCGGCGAGGCGGACATGGCGGACGGCAACATCACGCTGTGCCACAACCTGTTCACGAATACCGAGACGCGGCAGTGCCTCTTCGGCGGCCCGGGGCGGATCGACTTTTTCAACAACGTCTGCGCCATCGCGACCTATCAGACGCAATTGCTGTCGTGGAATGGCGTCAACGGCCCGCAGATCAACATCATCAACAATGTGTACCGCGCCGCGGTCACCCCACCGCTTTACACAACATTGTTCGATCCGTTATTGGCTGAAGAGAAGGATGAAGTCCAACCACCCGGGCGCCCTTACCTTGTAGTCCCGACGAACGGCCAGAAGATTTATGTTGAGGGTATTCGCCACGACCGTTACGTCGGCACGTACCCCAACGGCAGCTATCAACCACACTATTCCGGTTCGTCGCAACAGTGGGATACGACGGTCAGCGTCTGGCGCAACCAGACGCTGTATCCCAACTTGCAGACCTCGCTTCGACGGACCACCACTCCGTGGCCGATGCCCAACGACGGGGCTGACCTGACATTGACGCCGCAACAGGTGTTCGATCAAGTCATGGCCAACGCGGGCTGCCGCCTTCCGCTCCCAACGCCGCCGGACACGACGCCCGGCCAGTTGGACAACTACGACAAAGCGCTATACGACGCCGTTTTCACCGGTGAGCGGCTTTATCCAAACTCCCCGGACGCAGCCATCGACACCCGACCGGGCCTGGCACACAGTCCCTCGCCCCCCAATTCCGCCAGCAACCCCATCGAACCGCCGGTCATTCTCTCCTGGACGCGCGGCGACGAGACCGAAGCGTTTGACGTGTACCTGTGGAAGTGCACCAACAGCGATTGCAACAACACGCCGCCGTCCACGCCGCTGGGCACCACGACCGCGAACAGCTTCATCATCCCCGGCACCTTCGAGTGGGAACCGGGAGCCAAATACAAATGGAGAGTTATTCCGAGAAACACCTGTCCGTGGCCAGTCGTACCTGAAACGATTCCGGCGTGGGTATTCCAGATTGACTCTGAATCCTGA